The stretch of DNA TCAACGTGTCGCACCTGCTCGGCGACGCGCAGAGCATGTTCACCGGCTCCTCCGACGAGACCCTGGCCGGTCGCGACGTCCTCGCGCCGGGCGCGAAGTACGGCGGGTCGACGACGTCGAAGATCAACTTCATCTCGCTCGGCATCGCCCTGGTGCTCGGCACCGCCGGTCTGCCGCACGTCCTGATGCGCTTCTACACGGTCCCGACAGCGAAGGAGGCTCGCCGCTCGGTGGTCTGGGCGATCACCCTGATCGGCTTGTTCTACCTGTTCACCCTGGTGCTGGGCTACGGCGCCGCGGCGCTGGTCGGACCGGAGAGGATCCTCGGCGCCGCCGGCGGCGAGAACTCCGCGGCCCCGCTGCTCGCGTTGGAACTGGGCGGCACGGTCCTGCTCGGCATAGTGTCGGCGGTCGCGTTCGCCACCATCCTCGCCGTCGTCGCCGGTCTGGCGATCACCGCGTCGGCGTCGTTCGCCCACGACATCTACGCGTCGGTCATCAAACGCGGCAACGCGACCGGCAGACAGCAGGTGCGCGTCTCGCGGATCACCGTCGTGGTGCTCGGCCTGGTCAGCATCGTCCTCGGCATCCTCGCCAACGGCCAGAACATCGCGTTCCTCGTCGCTCTGGCGTTCGCCGTCGCGGCGTCGGCCAACCTCCCGACCATCGTGTACTCGCTGTACTGGCGTCGGTTCAACACCCGTGGCGCGCTGTGGAGCATGTACGGCGGCCTGATCTCGTGCATCGTCCTGATCGTGATCTCACCGGCCGTGTCGGGCGGGCCGAAGGCGATGATTCCGAGCATCGACATCGCATACTTCCCGCTGGAGAACCCGGGCATCATCTCGATCCCGCTCGCCTTCGTCCTCGGCATCGTCGGCACGCTGACCTCGCGCGACCGCGGCGACGCGGGCAAGAACGCCGAGATGGAGGTCCGTTCACTGACCGGAGTCGGCGCCGAAGGGGCCGTCGCTCACTGATCGACGACCCGCCGCAGACGCAGGGGATCCTCCCGCCGGACGGGAGGATCCCTGCGTCGTCATCTGCGGACCGGTACCGCGACCGCGACCAACGCCGCCGACCCCGCGACGACTCCGGCGGTGATGAACGCCCATCGATACCCCGCCTCCGTCGCCGGACCGGGCGGCGCCGCGCTCGCGGCCAGGATCGACGAGGCCATGACTGTCCCCATCGCACCACCGACGGTGCGAAGAACCGTGTTGGCGCCGGTCGCGGCTCCCGTCTGGTCTGGAGGACTCGCCGCGACGACGAGAGTTCCCAGCCCGCCGAACGCGAGACCGTACGAGACACCGAGAACAGCACCGCCGACCGCGACCTCGATCGGATCGGTGTGGGCGACACCGAGCAGCGTCAGACCGGCCGCGGCGAGGAGCGCACCGATCTGAAACACGCCCCGCGCGCCGATCCGATCGGCGAGGCGCGAAGCGATCGGCCCCGCGAGCACCATGCACACGGCCATCGGCGCGATCAGCAGCCCCGTCGCCGACGGCCCGAAACCGAATCCGTAGCCGGAGCCGTCCGATTGCGCGAACAGCGGAATCAGCGTGACCGCGGCGAACATTCCCGCACCGATGACGATCGAGGCAGCGTTCAGACCCGCGAGGGACCGACCGAACAGTATCCGCAGATCGATCAACGGCGAGTCGGCCCTCCGTTCGACGATCACGAACGCGGCACCGCAGACCGCGGCTGCGGCGAACGATCCCAGGCCGGCACTCGACGACCATCCCCAGGCCCCGCCCTGACTGACGGCGAGGAGCAGCGCGACCAGGGCGCCTCCGAACAGCACGGCTCCGGGAAGGTCGACACCGCCGACGCTCGTCGTCCTCCCACTCGACGGCAGCATCGCCGCGCCGAGGAGTCCGACCACCGCCAACGCTCCGACCACCCAGAACAGTGCACTCACATCGAGCGCATCGGCCAACGGTCCGGCCACGACCATGCCGAGGGCTCCTCCGACCCCGAACACTGCGCTCAACACCGGAACGATCCGCGACAAGCGGTCCGGCGGGAACATGTCGCGCGCATAACCGAACGCGCACGGAAACACCCCGCCGGCGAGACCCTGCACCACCCGACCCGCAACGACTCCGCCGTACCAGTGCCGACCGATGCAGAGCGCCGCGATGCCGCTGCCGATCAGGAGCAGAACGAGTCCCGCGATGATGACGGCCCGGTGACCGAACATGTCCCCCAGACGGCCGCCGACGGGTGTCGCGACCGCGGACGCCAACATGAATGCGGTGAGCAGCCAGGTCGCACCGACCTGGTCCGTTCCCGATTCGACGGCGAGGTCGCCGAGGACGGACACGACCACGGTCTGCGCGAGGGCGACGGACAGCGTCGCCAGGACGAGCACGGGACCGGTCAGCCGGACGGCGCGTTCGGTCGGTCGACCGTCGTCGTGGCGGAGATCGAGACGTCTGCCGAGCAGCGCGGCTCCCGCACCGAGCACGAGAACGATCCACATCAGGCGAGCCCGTCGAGGAACGACGCTCCGTCAAGCGGCGGCGAGTACGGCGGATACGAGGGCATGGCGACTCCTGATCTCATTCGCGAATAGGTAAGCCTAAGTAATTAGTAACCATTGGTCACTAATTATGCAAGGGGGTTGGACACCCCGGGCAAGTACGCTCTGACAGGTGCGCGAATCGACTCCGGCTCCGGGCCGACCGGCCCGACTCAACCGTCAAGCGATCGTGCAGGCCGCGATGCGCTCGGATCTGCGGACGTTGACGATGCGCGAACTCGCCGCGGCACTGCGCGTGTCCCACTCCGCCCTGTACCGGTGGGTGCCCGACAAGGACGGGTTGTTCGACCTGATCAGTGCAGAGATGGTCGATCGCGTCCTACCGACCGCCGAACCGACGACGTCGAACTGGCGAGACTGGCTGCGCGACCTCGCCTGGCGGATGCACGACGAATTCCTCGCCGTGCCCGGCTACGCCGCCCACGTCGCAGCGCCTCATCGACACAATCCCGAGTCGTTCGAACGGCTGCGAGGTCAGGTCATCACGGCATTCCGGGCGGCGGGCGCCGGTCCCGAGATGGCCGAGCAGAGTTGGTACATCTACGGGCTGAGCGTCGTGCGATGGATCGGTGCCGACCACGCCGACTACGATCTCGGCCAGTCCCCGCCCCGATTCGATCTGTTTCTGGAGACGCTGCTCCGCGGTCTGCCCGCGCAGGAGTGAGCGGCCCGCGCCCTCAGGCGTCCTGAATCCGCGCGAACGGCCGGGCCGCCTCCAACTCGTAGGAGAGCTCCAGCAGGGTCCGCTCCATTCCGAGGTCGGCGGAGAAGTGGACGGCGACGGGGAGGCCGTCGGGAGTCCGAGACCAGGGCAGGGAGACCGCGGGCGTACCGCTCACGTTGTTGGCGGGCGTGAACGAGACGTAGTCGATCAACTTGTCGAAGGCGTCCTCGAACGATTCGGTCACCGACAGATGCCCGATCTTCGGCGTCGTATGCGCGAGCGTCGGAGAGAGGACCACGTCGAACCGGTCGCACAGACCGCGGAACGACGCGGTCGCCTTGGTGAGCCCGCGGATCGCGAACGGAGTCCGGTAGAAGCGGCGCAGAAACCTGCTCGACAGCCCCCGAGTGAACGGATCGAGCCGCGAGCGGTCGAAGCCCTTGCCGACCGTCCGGCCGCCGAACCGGTCGATGCCGAACGCCAGCATCGCCCAGTAGTCGGAGAAGTCGTCGACGAACGAGCGGTCCACCGGCAGCGGGACCGTCTCGACGCTGTGCCCCAACGACTCCAGCAGGGCGACGGCGTCGTCGAGTGCCGTCTGGGTCGGCCCGTCGAGCAGACGACCGGTGATCGGAGCGTTCACCAGCGCCACCCGCAGGCGCCGCGCGCCGGGTCCGTCGACACGGCCGATCGGAGGCAGATCACCACTGCCGCTGCGTGATTCGACGTCGGCGAGGAATATCGCACTGTCGCGCACCGACCGGGTGATCACTCCGTTGGAGATCAGGTCGATCGGCAGCGACGCACCCATCTTCGACGGCGCCGTCCTCCCCCGCGACGGCTTGAGTCCGTACAGTCCGCACGCCGCCGCCGGGATGCGGATCGAACCGCCGCCGTCGTTGCCGTGCGCGATCGGCAGCGCGCCGGCCGCGACCAGCGCTGCCGAACCGCCTGACGACCCGCCCGAGGAGTAGTCGGTGTCCCACGGGTTGCGGGTCGGCGCTCGATCGGCGAACTCGGTGGTCGCGGTGAGTCCGAATGCGGGCGTCGTCGTCGCACCGAGCACGTTGAGACCGGTCCCGACGAACTGGCCGACGTACGCCTCGTCGCTCGTCGCCGGTGCCGCCGGAGTCGCCGCCGACCCGTTGCGGGTCGGCAGCCCGGCGAAGTCGGTGTTGTTCTTGATCGCCGACGGCACTCCGGCGAACACTCCGTGAAAGCCGTGGTCGAGTCGAGCGCGCGCCCGATCCCGGTCATCGAAGGCGAGCCCCGACAACTCCGGCTCCACCCGGTCGATGCGGGCGAGCGCGGACTCGAGCGCTTCCGTCGCGCTGATCTCGCCCGAAGCGATCCGCCCGGCGACACCGGTCGCGTCGAGGTCGCCGAGAGCGTCGTCGCAGAAGGCGTGAACGTGTTTCATGCGCCACAGACTACTGTGAACCGCCCAGACACGCCCTAAGCGCGACATGACCGGTTACTTCGGAGTAGGAAAGAAGGCATGCAGCTTCGTTTCACACCCGAAGAGGAAGCGTTCCGGACCGAGCTCCGCGAATTCTTCACCACCGAGATCCCCGAAGACATCCGACGACGCAACGCCGAAGGCAAGCTGAAGTATCCCGAGGACCTCGTCACCACGACACAGATCCTCAACAGACGCGGCATCGCCGTGCCCGCCTGGCCCGTCGAGGCGGGCGGCCAGGACTGGACGCCGGTGCAGCACCACATCTGGCGCGAGGAGATGGCGCTCAACTTCGTACCCGACCTCCTCCCGTTCAACGCGGGCATGGTCGGCCCGGTCATCGCGCACTTCGGCAACGACGAACAGAAGGAGAAGTTCCTTCCCGTCACCGCCAACCTCGACCTGTGGTGGTGCCAGGGCTTCTCCGAGCCCGAAGCGGGCAGCGACCTCGCCTCCCTCAAGACCCGCGCGGTGCGCGACGGCGACCACTATGTCGTCAACGGACAGAAGACGTGGACCACGCTCGGCCAGTTCGCCGACTGGATCTTCATGCTGGTCCGCACCGACCCGGACGTGAAGAAGCAGGCCGGCATCAGCTTCCTGCTCATCGACCTGAACACGCCCGGCATCGAGATGCGCCCGATTCAGCTGATCGACGGCAGCCACGAGGTGAACGAGGTCTTCTTCAGCGACGTGCGCGTCCCGGTGGAGAACCTCGTCGGCGAGGAGAACCAGGGCTGGACCATCGCCAAATTCCTTCTCGGCAACGAACGTTCGGGCATCGCTCGCGTCGGTTTCACCAAGACCAAGCTGGCCCGCGCCAAGAAGCTCGCCGCCGAGATCACCACGCCGACCGGCACACTGCTCGACGACCCGGCCATCGCCTCGCGCCTGGCCGATCTCGAGAACCAGCTCCTGGCCCTGGAGATCACCCAGTTGCGCGTCGTGGCGGGTTCGGCGAACGGGAAGCAGAACCCGGCGTCGTCGTTGCTGAAACTGCGCGGTTCACAGCTGCAGCAGGACGCGATGGAGCTGCTCGCCGACATCGCCGGCCCGGATTCGCTGCCGGTCGCGGGCGTCGACGCGGCGCTGGCCAACGGCACCGCCGACGTCGACTCGCCGGTCTGGGCGCAGCTCGCCGTGCCCGACTACCTCAACTACCGCAAGGTCACGATCTACGGCGGATCCTCCGAGGTCCAGCGCCAGATCATCGACAAGGCCGTCCTCGGGCTGTAAGCGGCCTCGACTCCGCCCGACCAGCAGTAAGGGAACACAATGGAATTCGACCTCTCCGAAGAACAGGTGATGCTGCGCGACACCGTCCGCAGCGTCCTGACCTCCGCGTACGACGTGGAACGCCTGCGCGCGGTGACCGACACCGACCTCGGCTGGAGCCGCGAGGTGTGGAACTCGCTCGCCGAGATCGGCATCCTCGGCCTCGTCTTCAGCGAAGACGACGGCGGGATGGGCGCGGGCCACGAAGAGCTGTCGGTGGTGATGGAGGAGTTCGGTGCGAGCCTGGCCCCCGAACCGCTGCTGGGCTCGGTCGTCGTGCCCGGTCTGCTCGTCGCCGCGACCGCCGACGACGCCACGCGCGCCGACATCATCGGCGGGCTGTCCTCCGGCGAACGCCTGCTGGCGTTCGCGCACACCGAGGCGGGCGACCGCTGGCCGCACGCCGCCGTCGCGACCACCGCCACCGACGGCGCCCTGACCGGCACCAAGACGCTCGTCGACCACGGTGACTGCGCCGATGCGTTCATCGTCTCGGCCCGCGACGCCGACGGCGCCGTCGGCCTGTACCTCGTCGCCGCCGACGCCGAGGGCCTGGTCCGCACCGCCTACCGCACCCACGACCGTCGACGCGGCGCACAGGTGAGTCTCGCGAACACGCCGGGCATCCGCCTCGGTTCGGGCGACGCCTCGCAGATCATCGCCGACGTCGAGGTCTCGACCCAGTCGGCGCTGTGCGCCGAGGCCGTCGGCGCGACGACCCGCACCCTGGAGATGACGACGGGGTACCTCAAGTCGCGTAAACAGTTCGGAGTCCCCCTGGCGACGTTCCAGGCGCTGGCACACCGGGCCGCCGACATGTTCGCCTCCGCCGAACTCGCTCGCAGCATGAGCACCTACTTCACCGCGTCGCTGGCCGACGGCGACTATGACCCGATCATCGCCTCCCGCGCCAAACTGCAGGTCTGCCGCAGCGCACGGCATGTCGGACAGGAGGGCGTCCAGATGCACGGCGGCATCGGCATGACCGCCGAGTACCCGGTGGCGCACTACGTCAGCCGCCTCACCGCGATCGCACACACACTGGGCGACGCCGACGCACACCTGGCGCGGCTGTCCGGATCGATCAAGGACTGGGACATGGTCACCGTCGGCTGAAACCGCCGGTCGGCGGCTACAGTCAACGCATGGAACCGTTGGAGATCTTCCGCGGCGGCATCGCCGACCTCACGTCCTACGGGCTGCTGTCGGTGGCGCTGCTGATCATCGGCTTCGCCGCGCTCGACTTGATCACCCCGGGCAGCCTGCGCACCAAGGTGTGGGTGGAGCAGAATCGCTCGGCGGTGATCCTCTCGGTCGCCCAGGTCGCCGGGCTGGCGATCGCCGTCGCCGCGGGGATCGGCGCGTCGACCGGATTCGAGTTGTGGAAGGGAGTCCTGTTCACCCTCGGATACGGCGTCGCGACCATCGCCCTGATGATGTTCTCGTTCGTCCTCATCGACTGGCTGACGCCGGGACGTCTCGGCAGTGTGCTGCTCGACGAGTCCGACGGCGGCTACTCGCGTGCGGCATGGCTCAACGCGGTCGTGTTCATCGCGATCGGCGTGTTCGTGGCGGCGGCACTGTAGGCGATCCCTGCCGGTGGTCCCGCCCGCCGGCCGAACAGCAAGTGGTTACCCACGGTTACGCGTACTCGGCTATGGTGACGGGCACGACAACCGCCCGAAAGGACACTTCTGTGGCTGCACCCCTGATCGAAGACTCCATCGACGTCGCCGCGTCGCCCGAAGCCGTGTGGTCGGTCATCAGCGACCTGCCGCGCATGGGCGAGTGGAGCCCCCAGTGCAAGAAGATGTTCGTACTCGGCGGCGAGGTCAAGGCCGGCGCCCGCACGGTGAACGTCAACCGCCGCGGCCCGCTGTTCTGGCCGACCACCGCCAAGGTCGTCGCCTTCGAACCGAACCGCGAGATCGCCTTCCGCATCGCCGAGAACCACACCGTGTGGTCGTACAAGATCGAGCAGACCGCGACCGGCTCGCGCGTGACCGAGTCGCGCGCCGCGGCGGGTGGGAAGACCACCGCGGTCTCGTCGTTCCTCGTCGACAAGGTGTTCGGCGGCAACGACTCCTTCGAGGACGAGCTGCGCGAGGGCATCCGCGAGACGCTCGGCAAGGTGAAGCGGGCCGCCGAAGCGGCGTGACGGGACGCTCCGTCGACGCGGGGCCTAGACTTTCTCCAACGAACCGCGCCCGGCGAGCACCCGCCGCCGGAGCCGAGACCCGAGGAGACTCCCGGTGGCACGACGCCCCGCACAGCCCGACGACCGCACCGGCGTCGGACATCTGATCGACCTGTTCAACGCGACGGTCCCGCCCGTTCATCGGCGCGGGCTCCCGTTCGTCGCGGCGCCCGCCGCGGTCGCGTTGATCGGTAGGAAGCATCCGTGGCTGGCCCGGTCCGCGGCCGCCACCGCGGCCGCATCGGCACTGTTCTTCCGGCACCCGTCACGGGTGCCGCCGGCCGGCCCCGGCCTGGTGGTGGCCCCCGCCGACGGCGCGATCGCGCTCGTCGACGAGGCCGTCCCCCATCCGGAGCTGGGTCTGGGCGACCAACCGCTCCCCCGCGTCTGCACGTTCCTGTCGATCTTCGACGTGCACGTCCAGCGTGTGCCGATCGCCGGACGCGTCGAGTCGGTGGTGCACAAGCCCGGCGAGTTCCTCTCCGCCGATCTGCCCGAGGCCAGCACCGCCAACGAGCGGACGTCGATGACCATCGCGACCGGCGAGGACGGGACGGGGCCGAGGGTCGGCGTCGTGCAGATCGCCGGTCTGCTCGCGCGTCGCATCGTCAACGAGGCGTCCGTCGGCGACGACCTGACGCTCGGCGACACCTACGGCCTCATCCGCTTCGGTTCCCGAGTGGACGTCTACCTCCCCGCCGGATCGGTCCCCAAGGTGACCGTCGGCCAGCGGGCGGTCGGCGCCGAGACCGTCTTCGCGGAACTGGTCTGATGACCGGCCCCACCGCTCGGCGACGCCCCCTGGGCACTCGCCGCAACGGTCAGCCGCGCCGCCGTCTGCACGTCGCCGGTCGTGCCCGACGCGAGGATCGGGCCGCCGGCCGCTCACTGCGGAGCGGCCGGATGTTCATTCCGTCGGCGCTCACGATCCTCGCTCTGTGCGCGGGTCTGACCGCGGTCCGATCGGCCGACACCGGACAGGTCGACATGGCGATGGGGCTGCTCGTGGTCGCGGCCGTGCTCGACGGCCTCGACGGACGGGTCGCCCGTCTGATGGACGCGACCACCAGGATCGGCGCCGAGATCGACTCACTCGCCGACGCCGTCAACTTCGGCGTCGCGCCGGCGCTCATCGTGTACGCGACGATCCTGCGCGACAACGTCGGCGTCCGCCAGGACATCGGCTGGGTCCTGGTCCTGATCTTCTGCGCGGCGATCATCCTGCGTCTGGCCCGCTTCAACACGCTCCTCGACGACGACGCCGCCCCCGGCTACACCAAGGACTTCTTCGTCGGCGTGCCCGCTCCGATGGCCGCGTTGATCGCCCTGCTGCCGGTCGGCCTGATGCAGCACTTCGGCGACGGCTGGTGGACCTCGACCGGGGCGGTCGGCGCCTGGATGGTGTTCACCGCTCTGCTCGCGGTGAGCCGTGTCCCGACGCTCTCGATCAAGACCGCGCGGGTCCGCCCGAGCGCGCTGGCCGGCCTCCTGATCGTCGTCGCCGCCGCCGCCGCTCTCCTGATGACCTTCCCGTACCTGCTGATGACGCTCGTCGTGGCCGCATACCTGATCCACATCCCGTTCGCGTGGCGGATGCAGCGCTGGGTGGCCTCGCGGCCCGAGCACTGGGAGGCTCCGGCCCGCGACCGCCGCATCCAACGCCGGGACGAGCGACGAGCAGCGGGCGGACCGCTCCGCCGCACCGTTCCGCGCAAGCCCACGGCCGCCCGCCTCGGCCTGCGCCGCCCCTCGGCGCCGGCGCACATCCAGGACGCTCACCCGTACGACGTGGAGGACTGACCGCTGAACCGCCCGTCGTTGACCCTGACCGCCCGAGTGAACATCTCGGCCGCGGATTCGCGCCGCGGTCTGGTTCGCGTGCACCCGGAGGTGCTGACCGCTCTCGCACTGCGCGAATGGGATGCGATCTCCCTGACCGGCGCCCGCACGACGGCGGCCGTCGTCGCCCGTGCCGACGACATCGCACCGGGCGTCGTCCTCCTCGACGACATCACCTTCTCGAACCTGGGAGTCCGAGAGAACACCCAGGTCGTCGTCGGCCCGACGGTGGTGCACGGTGCGTCGCGAGTCACCGTCAGCGGTTCAACGGTCGCGATGTCGGCGGTCGCCGAGGCGACGCTGCGCCGCGCTCTGCTCGGCAAGGTCCTGACCGTCGGCGACACCGTCGCCCTGCTGCCCCGAGATCTGGGGCCGGAGCTGTCGGCGAGTCCCGCCACCCGGTCGCTCGCGAACACTCTCGGCATCACCTGGACCAACGAACTGCTCACCGTCACCGACACCGACCCCGCCGGCCCGGTCAGCGTGCAGACCACCACTGCGGCGCTGTGGGCGCGGGGCGGCCGTCTCGACTCCGGTTCCGCGGAGGAGAGTCGACGGGTCCCGGCGGCGGCCGACGATCGCGCGGCGAGGGCGGCGGCCCCGCGTCCCGTGCGTGCGGTCGCCGAACTCGTCGGCGTCGACACGCAGGTGGCCCGCCTGACCGAGTGGCTCGCCGTCACTCTCGACACCCCGGACATCCTGCGGTCGCTGGGTGCACAGCCGCGGCTGGGCGTCCTGGTGACCGGTCCGGCCGGTGTCGGCAAGACGACGGTGGTCCGTGCCGTCTGCGCCGACCGGCCGTTCACCGAACTCGACGGTCCGACGACCGGCGCCCTCGTCGCCGACGCCCGCCGCGCCGCCGTGACCGACGCGATCGCGCGGCTGCGCGCACAGGGGCCCGGAGTGCTCATGATCTGCGAGATCGAGGCACTTCTGCCCGCCGATCCGGAACCCGTGGCGACGCTGATCCTCGACGATCTGCGTGCCGCCGTGGCCGCGGGCGACGTCGTGCTCATCGCCACCAGCACCGACGCGGCGCGCATCGACTCCAGGCTGACCGAACCCGAACTGTGCGACCGCACCCTGACCGTCGGTCTGCCGGATGCGAACCTGCGGGGCCGACTGCTCGCCGCGATCCTCGCCGGGGTGCCCGTCGACGGGCGACTCGACCTCGACGACGTCGCGGCCCACACACCCGGATTCGTCGCCGCGGACCTGGCGGCCGTCGTACGCGACGCCGCGCTGCGGGCGGCGGCCCGCGCCGCCGCCGACTCCGACGACCCCGCACTGCGGACCGAGGATCTGCGCGAGGCGCTCACGGTGATCCGGCCGAGTTCGCGCGCCGATTCCCCGGACGTGGCGCTCGGCTCGATCACCCTCGACGACGTCGGCGACATGGTCGCGACCCGGCAAGCGCTCACCGAAGCGGTGCTGTGGCCGCTGCAGCATCCGGACACCTTCGCCCGCCTCGGCGTCGACCCGCCGCGCGGCGTGCTGCTGTACGGTCCGCCCGGCTGCGGGAAGACCTTCGTCGTGCGTGCGCTCGCGGCGTCTGGCCGACTGTCGGTGCACACCGTCAAGGGTGCGGAACTGCTCGACAAGTGGGTCGGCTCCTCCGAGCGCGCCGTCCGCGACCTGTTCGACCGCGCCCGCGAGTCGGCGCCGTCGTTGATCTTCCTCGACGAGGTCGACGCGCTCGCCCCGCGGCGCGGCGGCTCCACCGATTCGGGAGTCGCCGACCGCGTCGTCGCCGCGCTGCTCACCGAACTCGACGGTGCCGAACCGCTGACCGACGTCGTGGTGCTCGGTGCGACGAACCGCCCCGACCTCATCGACCCGGCCCTGCTGCGTCCAGGCCGACTGGAGCGACTGGTGTTCGTGCCGCCGCCCGACGGACCGGCGCGCGCCGAGATCCTGCGCGCCGCCTCGCGCGGTGTGCCGCTCGACGGCGTCGACCTCGACGAGCTGGCGGACGATCTCGACGGCTACTCGGCCGCCGACTGCTCGGCGCTGCTGCGCGAGGCCGCGCTGGCCGCCATGCGCCGCGACATCGACGCCGCCACGGTCACCGCTGACGATGTGGCGACCGCTCAGGAGACGGTCCGTCCATCGCTCAATCCGGTGCAGGTGACCGAACTCGCCGAGTACGCGCAGCGCCGACAGGAGAGATGAGGAGCGGCCGGGCAGCACATGCACACCGCACGCCCAGGCTCCTTCCAGGAATCGGAGGTCTACTCGATTCCAGTCGCGACCGCCCCGGGTCGCCGAACGGGAGGTACTCCATGACGTCACCCCACGACCAGAATCCGGACGACCGGAACCCGGCCGACCACGCCCCCGAGGACCCGGCGGTGCACGATCAGCCGCCGGGGGCGGATCCGGCCGGCGAGGCGCCGACCGCTCCGCTGGAATCGACGCAGCCCGATCCCGGCCAGGCCGCCCCCGCTCCGCAGCCGACACCGGTCGCCGCCGCACCCCGCCCCGGGCCCACCGTGGTCCCGGTCCAGAAGCGCTGGCTGGTCGCGGGAT from Gordonia humi encodes:
- a CDS encoding SRPBCC family protein, with the protein product MAAPLIEDSIDVAASPEAVWSVISDLPRMGEWSPQCKKMFVLGGEVKAGARTVNVNRRGPLFWPTTAKVVAFEPNREIAFRIAENHTVWSYKIEQTATGSRVTESRAAAGGKTTAVSSFLVDKVFGGNDSFEDELREGIRETLGKVKRAAEAA
- a CDS encoding MFS transporter → MWIVLVLGAGAALLGRRLDLRHDDGRPTERAVRLTGPVLVLATLSVALAQTVVVSVLGDLAVESGTDQVGATWLLTAFMLASAVATPVGGRLGDMFGHRAVIIAGLVLLLIGSGIAALCIGRHWYGGVVAGRVVQGLAGGVFPCAFGYARDMFPPDRLSRIVPVLSAVFGVGGALGMVVAGPLADALDVSALFWVVGALAVVGLLGAAMLPSSGRTTSVGGVDLPGAVLFGGALVALLLAVSQGGAWGWSSSAGLGSFAAAAVCGAAFVIVERRADSPLIDLRILFGRSLAGLNAASIVIGAGMFAAVTLIPLFAQSDGSGYGFGFGPSATGLLIAPMAVCMVLAGPIASRLADRIGARGVFQIGALLAAAGLTLLGVAHTDPIEVAVGGAVLGVSYGLAFGGLGTLVVAASPPDQTGAATGANTVLRTVGGAMGTVMASSILAASAAPPGPATEAGYRWAFITAGVVAGSAALVAVAVPVRR
- a CDS encoding phosphatidylserine decarboxylase, translating into MARRPAQPDDRTGVGHLIDLFNATVPPVHRRGLPFVAAPAAVALIGRKHPWLARSAAATAAASALFFRHPSRVPPAGPGLVVAPADGAIALVDEAVPHPELGLGDQPLPRVCTFLSIFDVHVQRVPIAGRVESVVHKPGEFLSADLPEASTANERTSMTIATGEDGTGPRVGVVQIAGLLARRIVNEASVGDDLTLGDTYGLIRFGSRVDVYLPAGSVPKVTVGQRAVGAETVFAELV
- a CDS encoding TetR/AcrR family transcriptional regulator, with protein sequence MRESTPAPGRPARLNRQAIVQAAMRSDLRTLTMRELAAALRVSHSALYRWVPDKDGLFDLISAEMVDRVLPTAEPTTSNWRDWLRDLAWRMHDEFLAVPGYAAHVAAPHRHNPESFERLRGQVITAFRAAGAGPEMAEQSWYIYGLSVVRWIGADHADYDLGQSPPRFDLFLETLLRGLPAQE
- a CDS encoding acyl-CoA dehydrogenase family protein — translated: MEFDLSEEQVMLRDTVRSVLTSAYDVERLRAVTDTDLGWSREVWNSLAEIGILGLVFSEDDGGMGAGHEELSVVMEEFGASLAPEPLLGSVVVPGLLVAATADDATRADIIGGLSSGERLLAFAHTEAGDRWPHAAVATTATDGALTGTKTLVDHGDCADAFIVSARDADGAVGLYLVAADAEGLVRTAYRTHDRRRGAQVSLANTPGIRLGSGDASQIIADVEVSTQSALCAEAVGATTRTLEMTTGYLKSRKQFGVPLATFQALAHRAADMFASAELARSMSTYFTASLADGDYDPIIASRAKLQVCRSARHVGQEGVQMHGGIGMTAEYPVAHYVSRLTAIAHTLGDADAHLARLSGSIKDWDMVTVG
- a CDS encoding amidase, with amino-acid sequence MKHVHAFCDDALGDLDATGVAGRIASGEISATEALESALARIDRVEPELSGLAFDDRDRARARLDHGFHGVFAGVPSAIKNNTDFAGLPTRNGSAATPAAPATSDEAYVGQFVGTGLNVLGATTTPAFGLTATTEFADRAPTRNPWDTDYSSGGSSGGSAALVAAGALPIAHGNDGGGSIRIPAAACGLYGLKPSRGRTAPSKMGASLPIDLISNGVITRSVRDSAIFLADVESRSGSGDLPPIGRVDGPGARRLRVALVNAPITGRLLDGPTQTALDDAVALLESLGHSVETVPLPVDRSFVDDFSDYWAMLAFGIDRFGGRTVGKGFDRSRLDPFTRGLSSRFLRRFYRTPFAIRGLTKATASFRGLCDRFDVVLSPTLAHTTPKIGHLSVTESFEDAFDKLIDYVSFTPANNVSGTPAVSLPWSRTPDGLPVAVHFSADLGMERTLLELSYELEAARPFARIQDA
- a CDS encoding acyl-CoA dehydrogenase family protein is translated as MQLRFTPEEEAFRTELREFFTTEIPEDIRRRNAEGKLKYPEDLVTTTQILNRRGIAVPAWPVEAGGQDWTPVQHHIWREEMALNFVPDLLPFNAGMVGPVIAHFGNDEQKEKFLPVTANLDLWWCQGFSEPEAGSDLASLKTRAVRDGDHYVVNGQKTWTTLGQFADWIFMLVRTDPDVKKQAGISFLLIDLNTPGIEMRPIQLIDGSHEVNEVFFSDVRVPVENLVGEENQGWTIAKFLLGNERSGIARVGFTKTKLARAKKLAAEITTPTGTLLDDPAIASRLADLENQLLALEITQLRVVAGSANGKQNPASSLLKLRGSQLQQDAMELLADIAGPDSLPVAGVDAALANGTADVDSPVWAQLAVPDYLNYRKVTIYGGSSEVQRQIIDKAVLGL
- a CDS encoding solute symporter family protein — translated: MSLVNLAADTESVGNTAVNISIFIAFVVVTMAVVIRASRKNSSASEFFTAGGGFSGPQNGIAIAGDYLSAASFLGIAGAIAIYGYDGFLYSIGFLVAWLVALLVVAELLRNTGRFTMADVLSFRLKERPVRMAAALSTLVVSLFYLLAQMAGAGGLVSLLLNIHSKSGQNIVIAIVGVLMIAYVLIGGMKGTTWVQIIKACLLIAGAVVMTAIVLVKFGFNVSHLLGDAQSMFTGSSDETLAGRDVLAPGAKYGGSTTSKINFISLGIALVLGTAGLPHVLMRFYTVPTAKEARRSVVWAITLIGLFYLFTLVLGYGAAALVGPERILGAAGGENSAAPLLALELGGTVLLGIVSAVAFATILAVVAGLAITASASFAHDIYASVIKRGNATGRQQVRVSRITVVVLGLVSIVLGILANGQNIAFLVALAFAVAASANLPTIVYSLYWRRFNTRGALWSMYGGLISCIVLIVISPAVSGGPKAMIPSIDIAYFPLENPGIISIPLAFVLGIVGTLTSRDRGDAGKNAEMEVRSLTGVGAEGAVAH
- a CDS encoding DUF350 domain-containing protein; this encodes MEPLEIFRGGIADLTSYGLLSVALLIIGFAALDLITPGSLRTKVWVEQNRSAVILSVAQVAGLAIAVAAGIGASTGFELWKGVLFTLGYGVATIALMMFSFVLIDWLTPGRLGSVLLDESDGGYSRAAWLNAVVFIAIGVFVAAAL